In Anopheles arabiensis isolate DONGOLA chromosome 2, AaraD3, whole genome shotgun sequence, the genomic window TCGGTTCTTTGTTTTCGCGTTCCGCTTGTCGCTGGTGCTCAGTGGCGTTAGGTGGGCTGCGTCGACGATGTTCCTGGgacgggagaaaaaaaaaacaacggaaaCAGATCGATTGTTACTCTATGGCCACATGTTCGCAAACTTGTCCGTGCGCTATGCCAGTGGCAGCTGTGATACACCTACTTGAAATCATCGTAATTTTTCGACGTCAATACCGCTCGCAGCTTTGCATCGTTTCGGACTGCGTACAACACATCTTCACGAATTTGCTCCAAACAGCGTGCCTCGAGGGTGATGATATCTTCACGTGTTATTGTGACACTCCTGCTGTCGCCCATGTTGGCAAATTTTTGTGTGAAACCTCCTTTCCAGTCTGCTCGAAC contains:
- the LOC120896998 gene encoding uncharacterized protein LOC120896998, with amino-acid sequence MSCVKVRKIRNIFDISNLGKNVCEYYCTDEYETQRTENPYAATIYPVWGVRCHGQHMLLLFAFVRADWKGGFTQKFANMGDSRSVTITREDIITLEARCLEQIREDVLYAVRNDAKLRAVLTSKNYDDFKNIVDAAHLTPLSTSDKRNAKTKNRIWNNSAMSD